A section of the Clostridium sp. TW13 genome encodes:
- a CDS encoding thiamine diphosphokinase, with the protein MKCVIVAGGTEPKEEQFKNQINDAELLIAADRGAEVFYKYNINPNLMMGDFDSIDLDVLNTFKKIDTIRFMPEKDYTDSCLALNKAIELGASEIALLGFTGTRLDHCFGNIGLLKLALENKIDCKIIDNNNEIFAINKSTTIFGECGTYFSLLAFSDDVRNLCIKRAKYELFNYDLKMGDGRTISNEFLDEPVELTFDSGTMLVFYSKD; encoded by the coding sequence GGAAGAACAGTTTAAAAATCAGATTAATGATGCTGAGCTATTAATCGCTGCAGATAGAGGTGCTGAGGTTTTTTACAAATATAATATAAATCCTAATTTAATGATGGGAGATTTTGATTCTATAGATTTAGATGTTCTAAATACGTTTAAAAAAATAGACACAATTAGATTTATGCCAGAAAAAGATTATACTGATAGCTGTTTAGCTCTAAATAAGGCTATTGAGTTAGGAGCATCTGAGATAGCATTACTTGGATTTACTGGTACAAGACTAGACCATTGTTTTGGAAATATAGGATTATTAAAGTTGGCTTTAGAGAATAAGATTGATTGCAAAATAATAGATAATAATAATGAAATTTTTGCAATTAATAAGAGTACTACGATATTTGGTGAATGCGGTACATATTTTTCATTATTAGCTTTTAGTGATGATGTAAGAAATCTTTGTATTAAGAGAGCTAAGTATGAGTTGTTTAATTATGATTTAAAGATGGGTGATGGTAGGACAATCTCTAATGAGTTTTTAGATGAGCCTGTAGAACTTACCTTTGATTCAGGTACAATGCTGGTTTTTTATTCAAAAGATTAA
- the spoVM gene encoding stage V sporulation protein SpoVM, translated as MRIVAIKLPKFLSNILRLFIRKSK; from the coding sequence TTGAGAATAGTGGCTATAAAATTGCCTAAATTTTTATCCAATATATTAAGACTATTTATAAGGAAGAGTAAATAA
- the rpmB gene encoding 50S ribosomal protein L28, translating into MSRKCEVCGKGVVSGVQFSHSHRQSKRKWAPNIKRIKAVVNGTPKTVHVCTRCLRSGKVQRAV; encoded by the coding sequence ATGTCAAGAAAGTGTGAAGTATGCGGTAAAGGCGTTGTTTCAGGTGTTCAATTCAGCCACTCTCATCGTCAATCAAAGAGAAAGTGGGCACCAAACATAAAGAGAATTAAGGCAGTAGTTAACGGTACACCAAAAACTGTTCATGTTTGTACAAGATGCTTACGTTCAGGTAAGGTACAAAGAGCTGTATAA